Proteins encoded together in one Phyllostomus discolor isolate MPI-MPIP mPhyDis1 chromosome 6, mPhyDis1.pri.v3, whole genome shotgun sequence window:
- the LOC114498643 gene encoding transmembrane O-methyltransferase: protein MRRSSPSRSLQPRTQVGTMSPAIALAFLPLVVTLLVRYRHHFRLLVRSILLRSLRDCLSELRIEERAFSYVLTHALPGDPGHILTTLDHWSSHCEYLSHMGPAKGQILMRLVEEKAPACVLELGTYCAYSTLLIARALPAGSRLLTVEQDPRTAAVAEKLIRLAGFDERTVELIVGSSEEVIPRLRTQYQLSRADLVLLAHRPRCYLRDLQLLEAHALMPAGATVLADHVLFPGAPRFLQYAKSCGRYRCRLHHTGLPDFPAIKDGIAQLTYAGPG, encoded by the exons ATGCGCCGATCTTCCCCAAGCaggagcctccagcccag GACCCAGGTAGGGACCATGTCTCCAGCCATCGCACTAGCCTTCCTGCCACTGGTGGTTACCTTGCTGGTGCGGTACCGGCACCATTTCCGACTTCTGGTGCGCAGCATCTTACTGCGGAGCCTTCGAGACTGCCTGTCAGAGCTGCGGATTGAGGAGCGGGCCTTCAGCTATGTGCTCACCCACGCCCTGCCTGGGGACCCTGGTCACATCCTCACCACCCTGGACCATTGGAGTAGCCACTGCGAGTACCTGAGCCACATGGGGCCTGCCAAAG GTCAGATCCTGATGCGGCTGGTGGAAGAGAAGGCTCCTGCTTGTGTGCTGGAGCTGGGCACCTACTGCGCATACTCCACACTGCTTATTGCCCGTGCCCTGCCCGCTGGGAGTCGCCTTCTCACTGTAGAGCAGGACCCACGTACAGCAGCGGTGGCAGAAAAACTCATTCGCCTGGCTGGCTTCGATGAGCGCACG gtaGAACTCATCGTGGGTAGCTCAGAGGAGGTGATCCCGCGCCTACGTACCCAGTACCAGCTGAGTCGGGCAGATTTGGTGCTTCTGGCACACCGGCCTCGATGCTACCTGCGGGACCTGCAGCTGCTGGAAGCTCATGCTCTGATGCCAGCTGGTGCCACTGTGTTGGCTGACCACGTGCTCTTCCCTGGTGCGCCCCGCTTCCTGCAGTACGCCAAGAGCTGTGGCCGCTACCGCTGCCGCCTCCACCATACTGGCCTCCCAGACTTCCCTGCCATCAAGGACGGCATAGCCCAGCTCACCTACGCAGGGCCTGGCTGA